From Deferrisoma camini S3R1, the proteins below share one genomic window:
- a CDS encoding PaaI family thioesterase, which yields MPSRLELPEPVLEAIAAEDLEGLRTALEGSPLAGELGIAYEALEPGRARARLPAGELLPNFLGFVHTGALFALAEQVMAAAANTLGFVGLPLNCEVHFVKGADPSEDTVASAHVVDTQGRIARIVVEVTQGNDDVLRVTEMVFLRSPHP from the coding sequence ATGCCGTCTCGACTCGAACTGCCCGAACCGGTGCTCGAAGCGATCGCTGCGGAGGACCTGGAGGGCTTGCGCACGGCCCTGGAAGGATCGCCCCTGGCCGGGGAGCTGGGCATCGCCTACGAGGCCCTGGAGCCGGGCCGGGCCCGGGCGCGGTTGCCGGCCGGCGAGCTCCTGCCCAACTTCCTCGGGTTCGTGCACACGGGCGCGCTGTTCGCCCTGGCCGAGCAGGTGATGGCCGCGGCCGCCAACACCCTGGGGTTCGTGGGCCTGCCCCTGAACTGTGAGGTCCACTTCGTGAAGGGCGCGGATCCCTCCGAGGACACGGTGGCCTCGGCCCACGTGGTGGACACCCAGGGCCGGATCGCCCGGATCGTGGTGGAGGTGACCCAGGGGAACGACGACGTCCTGCGGGTCACCGAGATGGTGTTCCTGCGGTCGCCCCACCCGTGA
- a CDS encoding M20 metallopeptidase family protein: MSPQTVNLAGPAGEAARARAELVVALRRALHRIPEPGFQEEKTTALVEAFLREREVGFERFAGGTGGAAVFGPDGPAVMLRADLDGLPVTEATGLAFASEHPGRMHACGHDAHAAILLAVADCLAAGEIRPKGRVVLVFQPAEEGGGGADRLLEEGLLDRYPVDAAVALHVWPGFPVGAVGVSPGPVMASMDRLRLVFEGQGGHGALPHLCVDPVVMAAEGILAFQSLVSRETDPMDPAVFTVGAVRGGTAENVIPDEVELLATLRAFDPGVRDHLLEGIERVGRGVASAHRGGFRMERGQGYPVTRNDPEVTRRVGRAAASVLGEGAVRPAHRTMGAEDMGFILDRVPGCYLQLGASADPTRAEPLHSPRFDLDERCLPVGVAVLLAAAQELLD; encoded by the coding sequence GTGAGCCCTCAGACCGTGAATCTGGCCGGCCCGGCCGGCGAGGCGGCCCGGGCCCGGGCCGAGCTGGTGGTGGCGTTGCGGCGGGCCCTGCACCGGATCCCGGAGCCCGGGTTCCAGGAGGAGAAGACCACCGCCCTCGTGGAGGCGTTCCTGCGGGAGCGGGAGGTTGGGTTCGAGCGGTTCGCCGGCGGCACGGGGGGGGCGGCTGTGTTCGGCCCGGACGGGCCGGCGGTGATGCTGCGGGCCGACCTGGACGGCCTGCCGGTGACCGAGGCCACGGGGCTCGCGTTCGCGTCGGAGCACCCCGGCCGGATGCACGCCTGCGGCCACGACGCCCACGCGGCGATCCTGCTCGCCGTGGCCGACTGCCTGGCCGCCGGCGAGATCCGGCCGAAGGGGCGGGTGGTGCTGGTGTTCCAGCCGGCCGAGGAGGGAGGCGGCGGCGCCGATCGGCTCCTGGAGGAGGGGCTGCTGGACCGCTACCCGGTGGACGCGGCGGTGGCCCTGCACGTGTGGCCGGGGTTCCCGGTGGGGGCCGTGGGTGTGTCGCCGGGGCCGGTCATGGCCAGCATGGACCGGCTGCGGCTGGTGTTCGAGGGGCAGGGCGGCCACGGCGCCCTGCCCCACCTGTGCGTGGACCCGGTGGTGATGGCGGCCGAGGGGATCCTGGCGTTCCAGAGCCTGGTGAGCCGGGAGACCGATCCCATGGATCCGGCGGTGTTCACGGTGGGGGCCGTGCGAGGGGGCACCGCCGAGAACGTGATCCCCGACGAGGTGGAGCTCCTAGCCACCCTGCGGGCCTTCGACCCGGGCGTGCGCGACCATCTGCTCGAGGGGATCGAGCGGGTCGGCCGCGGGGTCGCCTCGGCCCACCGGGGCGGGTTCCGCATGGAGCGGGGCCAGGGCTACCCGGTGACCCGCAACGACCCCGAGGTGACCCGGCGGGTGGGCCGGGCCGCGGCCTCGGTGCTGGGCGAGGGTGCCGTGCGGCCGGCCCACCGGACCATGGGGGCCGAGGACATGGGGTTCATCCTGGACCGGGTGCCGGGCTGCTACCTCCAGCTGGGCGCGAGCGCCGACCCCACCCGGGCCGAGCCGCTGCACAGCCCCCGGTTCGACCTGGACGAGCGGTGCCTACCCGTGGGCGTGGCGGTGCTGCTGGCCGCGGCCCAGGAGCTGCTGGATTGA
- the argC gene encoding N-acetyl-gamma-glutamyl-phosphate reductase has translation MVDVGIIGASGYTGAELIRLLCRHPQVRITAITSRRYAGQPLGACFPSLGHLDLAFVSHEDPGVFDRAEVFFTALPHKASMPVVAAALGAGRKVIDLSADFRFADPTLYEAHYGPHACPELLAEAVYGLTEVHGAAVERTRLVGNPGCYPTSILLPLVPLLLERVIRPEGIVADSKSGVSGAGREPSQATLYCEVNEGFKAYKVASHRHEPEIRKELELAAGCEVPVVFTPHLVPMARGILSTVYALPADGADAARVREVWREFYREAPFVRVLDEGRWPSTADVRGTNACAMAVADHGAGRLVIVSVIDNLVKGASGQAVQNLNRMMGWDETLGLPQEALYP, from the coding sequence ATGGTCGATGTGGGCATCATCGGTGCGAGCGGGTACACCGGGGCGGAGCTGATCCGGCTGCTGTGCCGGCACCCCCAGGTGCGGATCACCGCGATCACCTCGCGCAGGTACGCGGGGCAGCCCCTGGGCGCGTGCTTCCCCAGCCTGGGGCACCTGGACCTGGCCTTCGTCTCCCACGAGGACCCGGGGGTGTTTGACCGGGCCGAGGTGTTCTTCACGGCCCTTCCCCACAAGGCCAGCATGCCGGTGGTGGCGGCCGCCCTCGGAGCGGGGCGCAAGGTGATCGACCTCTCGGCCGACTTCCGGTTCGCCGATCCCACCCTGTACGAGGCGCACTACGGGCCCCACGCCTGCCCGGAGCTCCTGGCCGAGGCCGTGTACGGGCTGACCGAGGTCCACGGCGCGGCCGTGGAGCGGACCCGGCTGGTGGGCAACCCGGGGTGCTACCCCACCAGCATCCTGCTGCCCCTGGTTCCGCTGCTGCTGGAGCGGGTGATCCGGCCGGAGGGGATCGTGGCCGACTCCAAGTCCGGGGTGAGCGGGGCCGGCCGGGAGCCGAGCCAGGCCACGCTGTACTGCGAGGTGAACGAGGGGTTCAAGGCCTACAAGGTGGCCTCGCACCGCCACGAGCCCGAGATCCGAAAGGAGCTGGAGCTGGCCGCGGGGTGCGAGGTGCCGGTGGTGTTCACCCCCCACCTGGTGCCCATGGCCCGGGGCATCCTGTCCACCGTGTACGCCCTGCCGGCCGACGGCGCCGACGCGGCCCGGGTGCGGGAGGTGTGGCGGGAGTTCTACCGGGAGGCCCCGTTCGTCCGGGTGCTGGACGAAGGACGGTGGCCCAGCACGGCCGACGTGCGGGGCACGAACGCCTGCGCCATGGCCGTGGCCGACCACGGCGCGGGCCGGCTGGTGATCGTGAGCGTGATCGACAACCTGGTGAAAGGGGCGAGCGGCCAGGCGGTGCAGAACCTCAACCGCATGATGGGTTGGGACGAGACCCTGGGCCTGCCCCAGGAGGCCCTGTACCCCTAG
- a CDS encoding putative signal transducing protein: MSATDWAEVYVALDAVEVAAVTGVLASAGVETRVRDMTVTPYPVSIGPLGEKRIDVPAEQAAEARRLLRQAADDGYLRAGALVMGEEEPE; encoded by the coding sequence GTGAGCGCAACCGATTGGGCCGAAGTGTACGTCGCCTTGGATGCGGTGGAGGTGGCCGCGGTCACAGGGGTGCTGGCCTCGGCCGGCGTCGAGACCCGGGTCCGGGACATGACCGTCACCCCGTACCCGGTGTCCATCGGGCCCCTGGGTGAGAAGCGGATCGACGTGCCCGCCGAGCAGGCGGCCGAGGCCAGGCGGCTCCTTCGCCAGGCGGCCGACGACGGGTATCTGCGGGCCGGCGCGCTGGTCATGGGGGAGGAGGAGCCGGAGTGA
- the recC gene encoding exodeoxyribonuclease V subunit gamma: MSPGLRVVRSNRMERLVDALAEAVAEPLPDPLAPEVVVVQNRGMARWLSQRLAARFGVWMNARFPFPAAAVAEWFDAVLGTSDPVRPWEPDVLVWRILDVLPGLLERPGFDGVRRFLEADDRPARRYRFASRIADLFDRYTVYRPDWVLAWEAGGSGPSGLEWQAELWRAVAERIGGDHRARRCVRFLDALSSGRVEGLPHRVQVFGLSALPPFHLDVLSALARQVPVTVFLLDPCREWWADVVSPGEAARRARAAPETREYYAVGNRLLASLGRSGREFLNLLWEREPHEDDRFEAPDPTTALGRIQCDLLGLVDRGPDERLPWPDDGSIRVASCHGPLREAEALRDHLLALFERWPDLTPEDVVVMTPDLDTYGPLISAVFRGGEGEPSIPHSLADRAGPAQEGAAAGFLRLLEVARGRLRAPEVLDLLEWPALRRRFGWDDPAVERVRTWVAEAGIRWGRDAAHRHALGLGAYGEHSWRFGLDRLLLGRAMAPGEALWQGVHPFPDVEGGGDAGALEGLARFVRDLFRLAEDLARPRSPAAWGEDLSGWFERFFRVEGAEEREVGELRRALVRLGDAGDGAEVAFEAVAEHLASTVGRVRFEGGFLAGGVTVCALLPMRSVPFRVVCLVGLNDGSLPRTDRPSGFDGIARQPRRGDRSLRDEDRYLFLEALLSARDHLYLSYVGQSSRDNAEVPPSVLVSELLDALDRTFDSDPPPSDRVRVRHRLHPFSPAYFRAGGELQSYSAADAATARRLASSEGRGPRGRWVVRPLPEPPDELRTLSLDDLERFFRNPCAYFLRVRLGVRFDGPAAGPDEAEPLEPQALSRYGVAQEILDRLCGGEEPGDLLALARAQGRLPPGAAGPVAFRDAEALARGVWEAAGPRAAEPPVPLDPRHVDLGPYRLHLRLPGVRPGGLVLFRPAAPKGKDRVRAWIRHLALCALRPPGVESVTVVVGRGGKGWTFGPVDQPEALLMELLELYGRGLREPLPFAPETSWAYAHGRWGGGRSRKPPLDRAREAWAGSDYAAGEGEDPALAHCFGEAGPFGPGFEETAEAVFGPSFRYEGVP, encoded by the coding sequence GTGAGCCCGGGGCTGCGGGTGGTGCGCTCCAACCGCATGGAGCGGCTCGTGGATGCCCTGGCCGAGGCGGTGGCCGAGCCCCTGCCGGACCCGCTGGCCCCCGAGGTGGTGGTGGTCCAGAACCGGGGCATGGCCCGGTGGCTGTCCCAACGGCTGGCCGCCCGGTTCGGGGTGTGGATGAACGCCCGGTTCCCGTTCCCTGCGGCAGCGGTGGCCGAGTGGTTCGACGCCGTGCTGGGAACGTCCGATCCGGTGCGGCCCTGGGAGCCGGACGTGTTGGTGTGGCGGATCCTGGACGTCCTGCCCGGGCTTCTGGAGCGCCCCGGGTTCGATGGGGTGCGGCGGTTTCTCGAGGCCGACGATCGGCCCGCCCGGCGCTACCGGTTCGCGAGCCGGATCGCGGACCTGTTCGACCGGTACACCGTGTACCGGCCGGACTGGGTCCTGGCGTGGGAGGCCGGGGGGAGCGGGCCCTCGGGGCTCGAGTGGCAGGCCGAGCTGTGGCGGGCCGTGGCCGAGCGGATCGGGGGAGACCACCGGGCCCGGAGGTGCGTCCGGTTCCTGGATGCCCTCTCCTCCGGCCGCGTCGAAGGGCTTCCCCACCGGGTCCAGGTGTTCGGGCTCTCCGCGCTTCCGCCGTTCCACCTCGATGTGCTCTCGGCCCTGGCCCGGCAGGTTCCGGTCACGGTGTTCCTGCTGGATCCCTGTCGGGAGTGGTGGGCCGACGTGGTCTCCCCCGGGGAGGCGGCCCGGCGGGCCCGGGCCGCACCGGAGACCCGGGAGTACTATGCCGTGGGCAACCGGCTCCTGGCCTCGCTGGGCCGGTCGGGCCGGGAGTTCCTGAACCTCCTGTGGGAGCGGGAGCCCCACGAGGACGACCGGTTCGAGGCGCCCGACCCGACGACGGCGCTGGGCCGGATCCAGTGCGACCTGCTCGGCCTGGTCGACCGGGGCCCGGACGAGCGCCTGCCCTGGCCCGACGACGGCTCGATCCGGGTGGCCTCGTGCCACGGACCCTTGCGGGAGGCCGAGGCCCTGCGAGACCACCTCCTGGCCCTGTTCGAGCGCTGGCCGGACCTGACCCCCGAGGACGTGGTCGTGATGACCCCGGACCTCGACACCTACGGCCCGCTGATCTCGGCCGTGTTCCGGGGGGGCGAGGGGGAGCCGTCGATCCCGCACAGCCTGGCCGATCGGGCCGGGCCGGCCCAGGAGGGGGCGGCCGCCGGGTTCCTGCGGCTCCTCGAGGTGGCCCGGGGCCGACTCCGGGCGCCCGAGGTGCTCGATCTGCTGGAGTGGCCCGCCCTCCGCCGGCGGTTCGGGTGGGACGACCCGGCCGTGGAGCGGGTGCGGACCTGGGTGGCCGAGGCCGGTATCCGGTGGGGCCGCGATGCGGCCCACCGCCACGCCCTGGGGCTCGGGGCGTACGGCGAGCACTCCTGGCGGTTCGGCCTCGACCGCCTGCTTCTGGGTCGGGCGATGGCGCCGGGCGAGGCGCTGTGGCAGGGCGTCCACCCGTTCCCCGACGTGGAGGGGGGCGGCGACGCCGGGGCCCTGGAGGGTCTCGCACGGTTCGTGCGCGACCTGTTTCGGCTGGCCGAGGACCTGGCCCGGCCCCGCTCCCCCGCGGCATGGGGCGAGGACCTGTCGGGCTGGTTCGAGCGGTTCTTCCGGGTGGAGGGGGCCGAGGAACGGGAGGTGGGGGAGCTTCGCCGGGCCCTGGTCCGGCTCGGCGACGCGGGCGACGGGGCCGAGGTGGCGTTCGAGGCGGTGGCCGAGCACCTGGCCTCGACCGTGGGCCGCGTGCGGTTCGAGGGCGGGTTCCTCGCGGGCGGGGTCACGGTGTGCGCCCTGCTTCCCATGCGCAGCGTGCCGTTCCGGGTCGTGTGCCTGGTGGGGCTCAACGACGGCTCCCTGCCCCGCACGGACCGGCCGAGCGGGTTCGACGGCATCGCCCGCCAGCCCCGCCGGGGCGACCGGTCGCTGCGGGACGAGGACCGGTACCTGTTCCTGGAGGCCCTCCTCTCCGCGCGGGACCACCTGTACCTGAGCTACGTGGGCCAGAGCTCCCGGGACAACGCGGAGGTGCCGCCGTCGGTGCTGGTGAGCGAGCTCCTGGACGCCCTGGACCGGACCTTCGACTCGGACCCGCCGCCGTCCGACCGGGTCCGGGTGCGCCACCGGCTCCACCCGTTCAGCCCGGCCTATTTCCGGGCCGGAGGGGAGCTCCAGAGCTACTCGGCGGCCGACGCCGCGACCGCCCGTCGTCTGGCGTCGTCCGAGGGCCGAGGGCCCCGGGGGCGGTGGGTCGTGCGGCCCCTGCCGGAGCCCCCAGACGAGCTTCGCACCCTGTCCCTGGACGACCTGGAGCGGTTCTTCCGCAACCCTTGCGCCTACTTCCTTCGGGTCCGGCTCGGGGTTCGGTTCGACGGCCCCGCGGCCGGGCCCGACGAGGCCGAGCCCCTCGAGCCCCAGGCGCTCTCCCGCTACGGGGTGGCGCAGGAGATCCTGGACCGCCTCTGCGGGGGGGAAGAGCCCGGCGACCTCCTGGCCCTGGCCCGGGCCCAGGGGAGGCTCCCGCCGGGCGCGGCCGGGCCCGTGGCGTTCCGGGACGCCGAGGCGCTGGCCCGCGGCGTGTGGGAGGCGGCGGGTCCCCGGGCCGCCGAGCCGCCGGTGCCGTTGGATCCCCGGCACGTGGACCTGGGCCCGTACCGCCTCCACCTGCGGCTCCCGGGGGTCCGGCCCGGCGGCCTGGTGCTCTTCCGGCCGGCCGCGCCCAAGGGCAAGGACCGGGTGAGGGCCTGGATCCGGCACCTGGCCTTGTGCGCACTGCGGCCACCCGGGGTCGAGTCCGTGACGGTGGTGGTGGGCCGCGGCGGCAAGGGCTGGACCTTCGGCCCCGTGGACCAGCCGGAGGCGCTCCTGATGGAGCTCCTGGAGCTCTACGGCCGGGGCCTGCGGGAGCCCCTGCCGTTCGCGCCCGAGACCTCCTGGGCCTATGCCCACGGCCGGTGGGGCGGGGGCCGAAGCCGGAAGCCCCCTCTGGACCGGGCCCGGGAGGCCTGGGCCGGCTCGGACTATGCGGCCGGGGAAGGGGAGGACCCCGCCCTGGCCCACTGCTTCGGCGAGGCCGGGCCGTTCGGCCCCGGGTTCGAGGAAACGGCCGAGGCGGTGTTCGGGCCGAGCTTCCGGTACGAGGGGGTCCCGTGA
- the recB gene encoding exodeoxyribonuclease V subunit beta, with protein MTSARPFDLATAPLAGTHLIEASAGTGKTYALAGLVLRLVIERRLPVDRILVVTFTVAAAEELRGRIRRRLVEGLAAFEAEDAGDDPLLGRLLGRCPDRDRVRDDLALALAEFDRAPVHTIHGFCQRVLQDHGFEGAAPLDPRVVPDPEDVVMEAVRDVWRRWALAAPPIVAADLAAAGIGPSALRRTLRPLLAHPALELRPPISQADLEALAQRAEDAREALARAWARGGGELRRLLEASPGLNRRKKEFRAETLGAACDTLDRGLRSGALGEEFFGALAALSPGRLAEGTRPGEDPPDHPVLGAVDDLLGALRRFRRAFVPGALASALQTLDREKVRNDLLFFSDLLTRVHAALAGPAGDRLVAALRDRYAAALIDEFQDTDPLQYEIFSRVFGGGTLYLIGDPKQAIYGFRGADVFAYLRAAREAENVHTLPYNWRSEPDLVRAVGRVFGVDRPFVLPDIGFPAVEPSPSEKDRLLVDGWAEPPLRVWFVRREGRSGRGGQINKGWAEEHLPRAVAAEVARLLRLGAAGRATIGGRPLGAGDLAVLVRTNAQAERVQEALRRIGVPGVLYTAKGLFETREAREALTVVSALAEPGNEGLVRAALALDWFGFDAAGLHAVLEDPAAWTGWLERFREWHGTWRDQGFLSAYRDLLSRTRVREHLLRFADGERRVANVVHLGEVLDAAARAGRSGPAGLVRWLEARVAGRSEGDEAYELRLESDERAVRILTVHRSKGLEFPVVLVPFAPLPGRDPAGKAAADGLAYHADDGTMVLTFDPDEIAAHQARARAEGLSEDLRLFYVALTRARNRCVFTWGGFRDAGRSPPGYLFLGPVQGGDPAGTLVALGKSAEDRELRAALSRIEGPGVEVAEPSFEDPGRLEPTEAEPEALQARTFRGRMRTDWRVTSFTALAAGVDAEGADHDLGEPAEEPEGPADEFLGFPRGARTGLCLHEILEWWDEAGTTPSERRAFAARVLRAHGFGPEWAPTVARVLERVAAWDIDGVVLGEVPRRARLHEVEFTFPLRAGRPTALTARELAAALEAPELAGRMGPALGTALGRLSFSPVRGYLRGVMDLVVRVGDRYHLVDWKTNYLGPRPEDYGPEALAAAMARDLYVLQYHLYAVALHLHLRARLPAYDFDRHFGGVHYVFLRGLDPSRPGQGVFTDRPSRERLERLMNCLGPNEGR; from the coding sequence GTGACCTCGGCCCGGCCCTTTGACCTCGCCACCGCGCCGCTGGCCGGCACCCACCTCATCGAGGCGAGCGCCGGCACCGGCAAGACCTACGCCCTGGCGGGACTGGTGCTCCGCCTCGTGATCGAGCGGCGGCTCCCCGTGGACCGGATCCTGGTCGTGACCTTCACCGTGGCGGCCGCCGAGGAGCTCCGGGGCCGCATCCGCCGCCGGCTGGTCGAGGGGCTCGCGGCCTTCGAGGCGGAAGACGCCGGGGACGACCCCCTCCTCGGCCGGCTCCTGGGGCGCTGCCCCGACCGCGACCGGGTCCGGGACGATCTCGCCCTGGCCCTGGCCGAGTTCGACCGGGCCCCGGTCCACACGATCCACGGGTTCTGCCAGCGGGTGCTCCAAGACCACGGTTTCGAGGGCGCGGCCCCCCTCGATCCCCGGGTGGTCCCCGACCCCGAGGACGTGGTGATGGAGGCGGTGCGGGACGTGTGGCGCCGGTGGGCCCTGGCCGCCCCCCCGATCGTGGCCGCCGACCTGGCCGCGGCGGGGATCGGTCCCTCGGCCCTGCGCCGCACCCTCAGGCCGCTCCTGGCCCATCCGGCGCTGGAGCTCCGGCCCCCGATCTCCCAGGCCGACCTCGAGGCCCTGGCCCAGAGGGCGGAGGACGCGCGCGAGGCCCTGGCCCGGGCCTGGGCCCGGGGAGGGGGCGAGCTGCGGCGGCTCCTCGAGGCCTCGCCCGGCCTGAACCGCCGGAAGAAGGAGTTCAGGGCCGAAACCCTTGGGGCGGCCTGCGACACCCTCGACCGGGGGCTCCGGAGCGGAGCGTTAGGCGAGGAGTTCTTCGGGGCCCTGGCGGCGCTCTCGCCCGGAAGGCTGGCCGAGGGGACCCGGCCGGGGGAGGATCCGCCGGACCATCCCGTGCTGGGGGCCGTCGACGACCTCCTGGGGGCTTTGCGCCGGTTTCGCCGGGCGTTCGTGCCCGGTGCGCTGGCCTCGGCGCTCCAGACCCTGGACCGGGAGAAGGTTCGGAACGATCTTCTCTTCTTCTCGGACCTCCTCACGCGGGTCCACGCGGCCCTCGCAGGCCCCGCCGGCGACCGGCTGGTCGCCGCCCTGCGGGACCGGTACGCCGCCGCCCTGATCGACGAGTTCCAGGACACCGATCCCCTCCAGTACGAGATCTTCTCCCGGGTGTTCGGGGGCGGCACCCTGTACCTGATCGGCGACCCCAAACAGGCCATCTACGGGTTCCGGGGCGCCGACGTGTTCGCCTACCTGCGGGCCGCCCGGGAGGCGGAGAACGTCCACACCCTGCCCTACAACTGGCGATCCGAGCCGGACCTGGTGCGCGCCGTGGGCCGGGTGTTCGGGGTGGACCGGCCCTTCGTGCTCCCGGACATCGGGTTCCCGGCGGTGGAGCCGTCCCCCAGCGAGAAGGACCGGCTCCTCGTGGACGGGTGGGCCGAGCCGCCGCTGCGGGTGTGGTTCGTCCGCCGGGAGGGCCGCAGCGGCCGGGGCGGCCAGATCAACAAGGGGTGGGCCGAGGAACACCTGCCCCGGGCCGTGGCCGCCGAGGTGGCCCGGCTGCTGCGGCTGGGCGCGGCTGGCCGGGCCACGATCGGGGGCCGGCCCCTCGGCGCCGGCGACCTGGCGGTGCTGGTGCGCACCAATGCCCAGGCCGAGCGGGTCCAGGAGGCTCTCCGCCGGATCGGCGTGCCCGGCGTCCTCTACACCGCCAAGGGGCTGTTCGAGACCCGGGAGGCCCGGGAGGCCCTGACCGTGGTATCGGCCTTGGCCGAGCCCGGGAACGAGGGGCTCGTTCGGGCCGCCCTGGCCCTGGACTGGTTCGGGTTCGACGCGGCAGGGCTCCACGCGGTCCTGGAGGACCCGGCGGCCTGGACCGGCTGGCTCGAGCGGTTCCGGGAATGGCACGGAACCTGGCGGGACCAGGGCTTCCTGTCCGCCTACCGCGACCTTCTGAGCCGGACCCGGGTGCGGGAGCACCTCCTGCGCTTTGCGGACGGCGAGCGCCGGGTCGCCAACGTGGTCCACCTGGGGGAGGTCCTGGACGCGGCGGCCCGGGCCGGCCGGTCGGGGCCGGCGGGCCTCGTGCGGTGGCTCGAGGCCCGGGTGGCCGGCCGAAGCGAGGGGGACGAGGCGTACGAGCTCCGGCTCGAGAGCGACGAGCGGGCCGTGAGGATCCTCACCGTCCACCGGTCGAAAGGGCTCGAGTTCCCGGTGGTGCTCGTGCCGTTCGCCCCCCTGCCCGGGAGGGATCCCGCCGGCAAGGCGGCCGCCGACGGGCTCGCCTACCATGCGGACGACGGGACCATGGTGCTCACCTTCGACCCCGACGAGATCGCGGCCCACCAGGCTCGGGCCCGGGCCGAAGGGCTGTCCGAGGACCTCCGGCTCTTCTACGTGGCCCTGACCCGGGCCCGGAACCGGTGCGTCTTCACCTGGGGCGGGTTCCGGGACGCCGGCCGAAGCCCGCCGGGGTACCTGTTCCTGGGCCCGGTCCAAGGCGGCGATCCGGCGGGAACCCTTGTGGCCCTGGGGAAGAGCGCCGAGGACCGGGAGCTGCGGGCCGCCCTGAGCCGCATCGAGGGGCCCGGCGTCGAGGTGGCGGAGCCGTCCTTCGAGGACCCCGGCCGGCTCGAGCCGACCGAGGCGGAGCCCGAGGCCCTTCAGGCCCGCACCTTCCGGGGACGCATGCGCACCGACTGGCGGGTCACCAGCTTCACCGCCCTCGCCGCAGGGGTCGACGCCGAAGGCGCCGACCACGACCTGGGGGAGCCGGCCGAGGAGCCCGAGGGGCCGGCCGACGAGTTCCTGGGGTTCCCCCGGGGCGCCCGCACGGGGCTGTGCCTCCACGAGATCCTGGAGTGGTGGGACGAGGCCGGCACGACCCCCTCCGAGCGCCGGGCCTTCGCGGCCCGGGTGCTCCGGGCCCACGGCTTCGGCCCGGAATGGGCGCCGACCGTGGCCCGGGTGCTCGAGCGGGTGGCCGCCTGGGACATCGACGGGGTGGTCCTGGGTGAGGTGCCGCGCCGGGCGCGGCTCCACGAGGTGGAGTTCACCTTCCCCCTCCGGGCCGGCCGACCGACCGCCCTGACGGCCCGGGAGTTGGCCGCCGCCCTCGAGGCCCCCGAGCTGGCCGGACGGATGGGCCCGGCGTTGGGCACGGCCTTGGGCCGCTTGTCGTTCTCGCCGGTCCGGGGATACCTAAGGGGGGTCATGGACCTGGTGGTCCGGGTGGGGGACCGGTACCACCTGGTGGACTGGAAGACCAACTACCTGGGGCCCCGGCCCGAGGACTACGGCCCCGAGGCGCTGGCCGCGGCCATGGCCCGGGACCTCTACGTGCTCCAGTACCACCTCTACGCCGTGGCCCTGCACCTGCACCTGCGGGCCCGTCTCCCGGCCTACGACTTCGACCGCCACTTCGGCGGCGTCCACTACGTGTTCCTCCGGGGCCTCGACCCCTCCCGCCCCGGCCAGGGCGTGTTCACCGACCGCCCGTCCCGGGAACGCCTGGAACGCCTGATGAACTGCCTGGGGCCGAACGAAGGGAGGTAG
- a CDS encoding ArsR/SmtB family transcription factor has protein sequence MSRPGSDLFPMLDPCTAKTPVEERPLLDPGEARQVATMFKILANDTRVRLLHALVRTPGLCVGELADDLGMKPQAVSNQLQRLADRGIVEPERRGTQVCYRIVDPCVVQLLSYGLCLAEDAEARRG, from the coding sequence ATGTCCCGCCCCGGCTCCGACCTGTTTCCCATGCTCGACCCCTGCACGGCCAAGACTCCGGTGGAGGAGCGCCCGCTGCTCGACCCCGGGGAGGCCCGACAGGTGGCGACGATGTTCAAGATTCTGGCCAACGACACCCGGGTCCGGCTGCTCCACGCCCTGGTGCGCACCCCCGGGCTGTGCGTGGGGGAACTCGCCGACGATCTCGGCATGAAGCCCCAGGCCGTGTCGAACCAGCTCCAGCGGCTCGCGGACCGGGGAATCGTGGAGCCCGAGCGCCGGGGCACCCAGGTGTGCTACCGCATCGTGGACCCGTGCGTGGTCCAGCTCCTGTCGTACGGGCTGTGCCTGGCCGAGGACGCCGAGGCCCGCCGGGGCTGA